From the genome of Pseudomonas sihuiensis:
AGCCTTCCGTATAAGCCTCGCTGCCATAGCGGCCAACCATTTCCGCGCGTGCCATCTCGGCTATATAAGGAGCGCTCAATTCTGGTGTGGGAACGTGGTAACGCGCATCGACTACCTCGGCAAGCGCTTCCTCGTAGCTGGCCTGATCGATACGGCCCAGGCGATACAGGCGGCCGAGAATCCAGTCGCGGCGCTCCTTGGCGCGGGTCGGATTGACCAGCGGGTTGTAGCGCGACGGTGCTTTCGGCAGGCCGGCGATCATCGCCATCTGCGCCAGGTTCAGGTCACGGATCGATTTGCCGTAGTACACCTGTGCGGCAGCTTCGATGCCGTAGGCGCGGTGGCCGAGGTAGATCTTGTTGACGTAGAGCTCGAGGATCTCGTCCTTGCTCAGCTCGCGCTCGATCTGCAAGGCCAGAAGAATTTCGGTGGCCTTGCGCGAAAAACTGCGTTCGTTGGTGAGGAAGAAGTTCTTCGCCACCTGCATGGTGATGGTGCTGCCACCGCTCTGAATCTGGCCGCTTTTCAATAATTGCGTGGCAGCGCGCATCAGGCTGGTCACATCGACGCCATAATGATTGGCGAAATTATCGTCTTCGGCAGCCAGCAGAGCGCTGATGAATTCCTTGGGAATTTCATCGAAGCGAATGGGCGAACGGCGCATCTCGCCGAACTCGGCGATCAGCTTGGCATCGCTGCTGTAGACGCGCAGAGGAATCTGCAGCTGTACCTGGCGCAGCGACTCGACGGAAGGAAGGGTCGGGCTAAGGTAAAGAAACGCGCCGCTGAAACTGAGCAGCAGCCCACAAAAAACGGCAACGCAAGACCACCAGATGAACTTCAGCAGGCGTATCAAAATGTTCGGAATTCCAAGTAAAAGAATGAGTTAAGCAGGAGCCGAGGCTAAAAGGGAAAAGCTGATCACATTATAAGCGTTTTTTTTCCCGGGGAGCCATTTGCGCTTCTGTCAAGACTGATATTTAATGTGGAAAAACATAAATAGTCCGTAAGTCGCGGATGCCAATAGGAAAACGGTCGTGCTAGGGCTCTTCACTAAGAAAGCGAATACGCTGCTGGGGATCGATATCAGCTCGACTTCGGTCAAGCTCCTCGAACTGAGTCGCTCGGGAAGCCGCTACAAGGTAGAGGCTTATTCAGTCGAGCCGCTTCCACCTAACGCAGTGGTAGAGAAGAACATCGCCGAGCTGGAGGGGGTCGGTCAGGCGCTTTCTCGCGTGTTGGCCAAGGCCAAGACCGGCGTCAAGACGGCCGCGGTTGCTGTGGCGGGTTCGGCTGTCATCACCAAGACCATCGAAATGGAAGCGGGTCTTTCCGAGGACGACTTGGAAAACCAGCTGAAGATCGAGGCCGATCAATACATTCCTTACCCGCTGGAAGAAGTCGCCATCGATTTCGAAGTGCAGGGGCCGGCGCCGCGTAACCCCGAACGGGTAGAGGTGCTGCTGGCTGCATGCCGCAAGGAGAACGTCGAGGTCCGCGAGGCAGCCCTTGCGCTCGCTGGGCTTACCGCGAAAGTGGTCGATGTCGAGGCGTATGCCCTCGAACGCGCTTACGGCCTGCTGGAGGCGCAGCTGGGTGGTGGTCACGATGAGTTGACCGTCGCGGTGGTGGATATTGGCGCGACGATGACCACGCTCAGTGTTCTGCACAATGGCCGCACCATCTACACCCGCGAGCAGCTTTTCGGCGGCAAGCAACTGACCGAGGAAATCCAGCGCCGCTACGGCCTGTCGGTCGAGGAAGCTGGGCTTGCCAAGAAGCAAGGTGGTCTTCCAGATGACTACGACAGTGAGGTTTTGCAACCGTTCAAAGAAGCTGTCGTTCAGCAGGTTTCGCGCTCGCTGCAGTTCTTCTTCGCCGCCGGGCAATTCAATGATGTCGACTACATCCTCCTGGCCGGCGGCACCGCGTCCATTCCTGATCTCGATCGGTTGATCCAGCAGAAGATCGGTACGCAGACGCTAGTGGCCAATCCCTTTGCCGATATGGCGCTGAGCAGCAAGGTCAACGCCGGTGCGCTGGCCAGCGATGCGCCGGCACTGATGATTGCCTGTGGTCTGGCGATGAGGAGTTTCGACTGATGGCGCGGATTAACCTACTTCCCTGGCGTGAACAGCTGCGCGAGGAGCGCAAGCAGCGGTTTCTGGTAAGCCTTGTCGGTGTCCTCGTTGTAGCTGCTGGTTTGGTGTTTCTGGGTGATCAATTTCTCAGTGCGGCAATCAGTAACCAGAATGCGCGAAATGACTTCATCAAGAAGGAGATCGCAGTTCTCGATGCGCGTATCAAGGAAATCAGTGAGTTGAGAACGCGTCGCCAGCAATTGTTGGAACGCATGAAGATTATTCAAGACTTGCAGGGTAACCGGCCAATTATTGGTCGTGTGTTCGACCAGTTGGTGAGAACGCTGCCGGACGGTGTGTATTTCACCAATGTGAAAATGACGGGTAAGAGCATTGCCATTATTGGTGCGGCTGAATCGAATAATCGCGTCTCGAATCTGATGCGTAACTTGGATGCTTCTGAGTGGTTAACCGCTCCCAATCTGACCGAAGTCAAAGCTGTTACAGCGGGGGCTTTGGATCAGGCGAATGTGTTTCAGCTGACTGTACAGCAGACACAGCCTGATCAAGAAAAAGCGGAGGCGGTGCAATGAGTATTAAAGATTCCTTGGACAGCCTGCGCAGCATTGATATCAATGACCTTGATTTGAACAATGTTGGGTCGTGGCCTGGTGCGGTTAAATTCATTGCCGGCCTGCTGCTGCTTATTATCGTTCTGGCGTTGGGCTACAACTTTCACCTCAAGGATCTGCAAAGTATGCTCGAGCAGCGTCAGCGAGAAGAGGTGACGCTAAAGGAGCAGTTCTCCAGCAAAGCTTTTCAGGCGGCGAACCTTGAGGCCTACAAAGAACAGATGCAGGAGATGGAGGTGTCCTTTGGCGCTCTTCTGCGTCAGTTGCCAAGCGATACCGAGGTTCCCGGGTTGCTGGAGGATATTACCCGTACCGGCTTGGGTAGTGGCTTGGAGTTCGAAGAGATCAAGCTGTTGCCGGAAGTGGCTCAGCAGTTCTATATCGAATTGCCGATTCAGATCAAAGTCACCGGTGGTTATCACGACCTTGCGACTTTCGTAAGCGGCGTTGCCAGTCTGCCGCGTATCGTCACACTGCATGATTTCCAGTTGGCGCCAGCCAGTGCTGAAAGCTCCAGTCGCCTGAATATGCAAATTATGGCCAAGACCTATCGCTACAATGATAAGGGGGCTCAATAATGAGTTTCTCTCGTTTGGTTCTGGTGGCGGGGTTTTCTCTTCTGACCGGGTGCGGCGTCGGTGGTGATTTTTCCGATTTGCGTATCTATATGGATGAAGTGCGCGCAAAGCCTAAAGGCGCTATCGAGCCGCTGCCGACTTTTCAGCCGTATGAAAGTTTCACCTATCGTGCTGCGTCTTTGCGCAGTCCTTTTCAGCCCCCGGTCAAAATCGATGTCGTCACTCGGCAAAAAGGGGCGCCAGAGATCAAGCCGGATGAAAGCCGTGTCAAGCAATTCCTCGAAGGGTTCAACATCGAAACGTTCGAGATGGTTGGCACGCTGAGAAATGATCGCCAGTTGTTCGCTCTGGTTAGCGGTGCGGGTGGTGTTCATCGTGTAAAAGTAGGCGACTTTCTTGGGCGTAACCACGGCAAGA
Proteins encoded in this window:
- a CDS encoding pilus assembly protein PilM; its protein translation is MLGLFTKKANTLLGIDISSTSVKLLELSRSGSRYKVEAYSVEPLPPNAVVEKNIAELEGVGQALSRVLAKAKTGVKTAAVAVAGSAVITKTIEMEAGLSEDDLENQLKIEADQYIPYPLEEVAIDFEVQGPAPRNPERVEVLLAACRKENVEVREAALALAGLTAKVVDVEAYALERAYGLLEAQLGGGHDELTVAVVDIGATMTTLSVLHNGRTIYTREQLFGGKQLTEEIQRRYGLSVEEAGLAKKQGGLPDDYDSEVLQPFKEAVVQQVSRSLQFFFAAGQFNDVDYILLAGGTASIPDLDRLIQQKIGTQTLVANPFADMALSSKVNAGALASDAPALMIACGLAMRSFD
- the pilN gene encoding type 4a pilus biogenesis protein PilN produces the protein MARINLLPWREQLREERKQRFLVSLVGVLVVAAGLVFLGDQFLSAAISNQNARNDFIKKEIAVLDARIKEISELRTRRQQLLERMKIIQDLQGNRPIIGRVFDQLVRTLPDGVYFTNVKMTGKSIAIIGAAESNNRVSNLMRNLDASEWLTAPNLTEVKAVTAGALDQANVFQLTVQQTQPDQEKAEAVQ
- the pilO gene encoding type 4a pilus biogenesis protein PilO, whose amino-acid sequence is MSIKDSLDSLRSIDINDLDLNNVGSWPGAVKFIAGLLLLIIVLALGYNFHLKDLQSMLEQRQREEVTLKEQFSSKAFQAANLEAYKEQMQEMEVSFGALLRQLPSDTEVPGLLEDITRTGLGSGLEFEEIKLLPEVAQQFYIELPIQIKVTGGYHDLATFVSGVASLPRIVTLHDFQLAPASAESSSRLNMQIMAKTYRYNDKGAQ
- the pilP gene encoding type 4a pilus biogenesis lipoprotein PilP — protein: MSFSRLVLVAGFSLLTGCGVGGDFSDLRIYMDEVRAKPKGAIEPLPTFQPYESFTYRAASLRSPFQPPVKIDVVTRQKGAPEIKPDESRVKQFLEGFNIETFEMVGTLRNDRQLFALVSGAGGVHRVKVGDFLGRNHGKILVIDDSKIDVMEIVPDGEGGWLERPRSLSLKERS